The DNA region taattttatattgattttattatatattttatatacaattatatgttgttatatagaaatattaaaattaaatgatatgtttataacatttttatcagtattttagataagtgtttattttaatatgaatataaaaaaatatatggtttataaaatactgatttataatttttttttttttttttttttttttggcttttagtTCTATACACTCAGTGAGAATCTTTCCactgaatgtttgtttttccttGCAAACCAGAAATCTCCCCATATCACTATTCATTTCATGGTTTGTTAGCAATAGGGGTGAAATGTAAAATTGAAGGAAGCTGCTTAAAGTTTTTTTCTAGGAAAGCCTCACCCGGTTTCTGCCCCCCTCCCTCTTCCCACGGTGATGTCAGCAATCATGTGAGGTACTGTAGCAGTCAGCGCAGGCTAAAAGAGTCTCATAATTACAGGTGTGTTTGCTCAGACTCAGATAAGGCAGAGGACGCAACGGAATATTGTATCAGCAGCTGCTGTAAAAAGGCTTCACTGGTGCCTCTCGCTCAGACCGAAGAGCAGGAACAAAGATAATATCACATGCGATACTTCGCCCTCTCTTGACCTCAACCTGTTGAGCTCATGCTGTTATTACATGCCATAACTCGTCATCAAACtgcactgcagaaaaaaaaaaaaaaacagccgggTCACAGTGCCCCTTATTGCTTCAGTATGGGATTTTCGAGCATCTGATGACAGTGACTAAGCCTGGTGTGACGCGCAGCTAACACTGCAAGCGCTTCTACCACATTTGAAGACCCTTATCTGATTTTACTGTCCCTGGCAGCCACACAAGCattttttcagcactttttttctctctttcactttttatttctctttaattGTGCCTCCACGTTCTCTTCCTCACTCTTCCGCTCTCCCACGCACACGCTAACTCTCTCCCACTCTCTTCTAAGTCTTCTTGCTAAGTGAGCAGAGGCCCTTCTTCTCTGGCAGAGCCCTTAGGAGAGAGGCTGCCTGCCCAAAATAGCTGCACTGTGGGGAATACCAACAGATAGGGCCTTCCCACTGCTTGTGTAGGTGAACAACAAATCAAGGACCGGACCGACCCCCCATCATCTCCCCCCCATCTGTTCCTTACAGGCAAATATAGGCTGAACCATTTAAACCTAGATTCGACATTTATTTGAGAATAAGTGAGTCACGTCTCTATTTGTGGTGTAGAGGGTTAAGCATAGTTCATATAAGTAATAAAGGAAGGTGTGCTCTCCACTCCCTGAGGTGTGGCGGTCTCTTAAACTCTCTTTTTTTGGTAAGAGTtcagtctctctctttcagatGTAAGCTTTGGAGGCTTGTTTACATTGGAGGGAGCCTTAGCAAGCAGGCGCTACTGTCGTAAAGTGTAGAGAAAGGGCTACGTCAGTGTATCCTCAGGGTTTGTTTTGATCTATCTTGTGATTATTAAAGGTAAGTGTTGTGGGTTCTGTCATAGGTTATTGTTAAAAGCTAACCTGGAAGTTTAAGCCTTTGTGTGTCATGCAGTTATGATGAAATGACGTCATATGGGAACTGTGATTTTCTTGGTACTTTCTACCATCAGTTATACAGTCATCACTGTCCCTTTGTACTTTGgttgaactgcaaaaaaaattttttatataaaattgatttttcgacattctttaaaagattttaaccgtgtttttgtgttttaagcaTAACCTTCCCTAAATTTatgctataaaaaattattatttcaagataactagttttgttttttatataaactaccttttaaaagtttgggttcagcatgttttttttctccataaaaataaaacttttatttagcaaggatgcatttaattgattaaatgtaacagtaatgatgtttccacaaaataagtAAGGatctcaactgttttcaacactgataataattagaaatgtttcttgagaatcaaAATCGAGTAATTCctaaaggattgtgtgacactgaaaactgaagtaatggctgctgaaaattcagctttgtcattacagaaaaaaagactaattatattaaaacagaaaagttattttaaatcatataaatatctcacaatattcCAGTTGTTTGTACTggattttgtaattaaataaatgcagtattagtaagcataagagacttctttcaattttttaacagtagtgtttatatatgctatatattttgttttgtttttatgctttattgtcttatttattatattttataatgtattataattctataatgtattttaaataatatatatataaattatagaattacaatacattataaaatataataaatatagatataggtatttgttcatttataaaaatatatactttatgtactgtaaattattatatcTATACCTAAACAAATACTGattgagaaaataattttctgaaatgtgAATGCTGTCATTCACTGTGTTATGTTACACAGTTCTGTTTTCGCATGCAGCGGTGGTGAGGTGTAATAAACTGGAAGTACTggatgttttctgtgttttcaggAAACCTCTCACCTACCTTCATCTCTTGGAAAGCAAAAGCAGAACAAAGGCTTATTCTTTAAGGGGAAATCTACCTCTGTCCCTTGGCTGTCATACAAGTACTGTGTGTGGACATTCCACGAGCAGAGTATTAAAGTGTCCAGAGCTGACCTGCAGGAGACGGCAGAGTCATATACTGGAAGCCTTTACAGTCACCGACAGCTGATGGTGATGGAAGGAAAGAGAGCGAGTGAGGGATGAGGGCTGCTGCTGTGAGTGGTTCTTTGGCAGTGTCTTAGCTGGTTGTTGTGTGGAGTGAGAACGAAGCAATCAGCAAGTATACTGCCGCAGAAACTCGTCACCTTGAGAGGCCCATCCATCCGACCCCGCTCATACACTCGACTGCCCACCCGCACTCAGAGGCTGGAGAGAGACAGGAAAAGAGAAACCTTAGTCTGTGCTCATTATCAAGCTTCTCTACCCATTCATTCTTCTTCTAATTGTGAGTGTCAGCTTTTGTTTAATGGCACCGCTGCTTAAACACTTACAGCGACTTGAGTGTTTCAAGTGAAAGATTGGTTCATGCTTACAGTATGTTTACTCTTATTTTCTATGACATTGCTGACTTAGTTTAGATCAGTCTGttccctttctttcttcttccatgaGATCAAGAGTGAATCATTCAAGTGTTATTGTGAATATCAGCTGACCAGATTTCACAGTTTCAGTAATGGTATGACTTGGCCTATATTTAGCTTACAGTCTGATGACATATGCATACTGTGTTCTGTGTATGTATAAACTTAATCGTGGACCAAAACATTAATCATAtgataaaccaaaaataatatttatttacatttcacttATATACTAAAATTAGAGAGAATATAtatgtgaaagaaagaaatacagtgggtaaggaaagtattcagacccccttacatttttcactttcaccctaatacttaggaccatgtgatatttcagtttttcttttttaataaatctgcaaaaatgtaaacaattctgtgtttttctgtgaatatggggtgctgtgtgtatgttaatgagcaaaaaaaaaatgaacttaaatgattttagcaaatggctgcaatataacaaagagtgaaaaatttaagggggtctgaatactttccgtacccactgtatataaaattcacttcattcaaaaataaaattacaatttttgtattttgtaaatttttattttttgtaatatttttgtatcaagtaatatttcttttaaaaataagattaaaactatatatactaaaaaatatatatatagaaaaattctatataaatgcatttttaaaattctaataacaataaaaacattcttattattgtcgtgttatttttctgtttctggcATATGGTTAGTctttaaagcagttttaagttgAGTTTCATTTTCAGGGAATTTCATTAGTGTGTGGGTTTCGGTTGTTGATCTTCAAAAGGGCAGTTTTATTCAGGTGAATGAAATGCCTGTAACTCACTTGAGGTTTTCATGTAATCACATCAGTGTGGCAGTAAGTTTGAACTTGTCTAGAAAGCTGGAAATCAATTTAGTAAGGTCTTTCACAATGtattaaagtaattgttttaatCATAACCTAAAAGTGTGCTTATAATACTGTGAAATGGAGTGTAACTTAATATCACAaacatattgtattttaaaaggtatgttatatgtgtgtgtgtgtgtgtaaaagagtaATTATAGCAAATGAACTGTTTGAATATTTGTCCTATAGGCCACTTACTACACTGGATCTAAATGGACAAtggcaataaaaaaatgtatgcacaaAACAATGTGCATGATAAATGCCCAACTCCCAACAAACGTTGTTTCAGTTGTATGGTTAACCCAGACATAGAcaagtaagtttgtttttttttgttgttttttttttgtttattatttgttttattttgtggggTCTGGAGTTTAATTTACATTATCTGTGATAACAGATTCAAACTGAACTTGAATATATCAGTATTCAAAATAGATGTTTTTACATAGTCCTTCTCAATtatattttacatcaaattaCACCGCATACGATGCAATAAAATATAgtacataacataataaaatgtattaaaatatgtatcaTTCAACacagttaatataatataatgattccCTCTGCTGAAGGCCTCATCATTTATGCTCACTTTCAACAACTTTTAGGCTACATCTTCACACCTTACTGGCAGAATTTAggaatttgtttaattaattatgaatgcATTGCAGAAGAATACAAAGTGCTGATGACATATTTATGTTGGTGATGTCTGTCGAGCCTCTAAGGGTATTTTTGAGAGCAAATAAAAAACTGCACTGctcacacccacactcacactcacatggAGTAATGAGAATAAGAAAGTGAAATTCCTCTAAATAACACTCTGCATGCACAGCTCACAGAGGTGATGGGAAGAAATCTATAGGTTGCCTTTAATGGCaaagcattgattttttttctcttctccacTTTCTTCCTCTCTGCCTGAAATACAACGATGCACCACATTGGGACAGAATGCTGCAGTTTTCCAGGAAACAGTATTCTTAGAAAACTTGCTGCTCTACTGGTGACAGTGTGATAAAAGGAGATGCATTTACCTCAAATGAATCCTGGCCTAAATAATAGACTAAAAGACAAAGAAATCCACTATaagctgaaatataggctaccttttttttttttttttttttttttacaaaaacacaatctCTCTCCAAAAACTTTCATTATGATAGATCAAAAACTAATAACTAATGATATAAAGAGGTTAAAAGAAAAGAGACCAAGATCTTAAAGCTTGATTGAAGTTCATATAGCGCCATCTAATGGCGTATTATAGTGATTGCATGTATTTAATTGTCAATAATTGCAGGCACATTTGCAATGCCGCATTGCTTGTACACATACTTAAACCAAACTCTCAGTTCCATTTGGAATGTTGGAATGTAGTTGCATCTtataacatttttgggtgaatgcaCTGATCTATAGATCAGTGGGGGAATGACATTTTGTTGAAAAGGATTAACgttctaaagaaaaaaagaatgtttgtaatcttacgaaaattaaccatggttttactacaaataaaacaaggtTACTAAAGTTAccgcaaattaaccatggttttgcaacactaaccatagtttaaccacgatatttgtagtaaaactgtggttatacaaatgtagtcaatatgccaaaaaaaacatagttactacaattttactataataaaaccatattTAATTTCCGTAAGTACTGGTGTTTTGTCGAAGTTCGTAAATCTTTTAGGCCTatgagaaattaaaatgttccgtcataaaaaaatttaaaataaattaaaaaaattaaaaagaatttatCTGATTTACTGTCGTTTGTGAGGAAAAATGTTAAACTTGCTTTCTGGCGtatcttttaataaaacacaGACTTGTGATTGGTTCCATGTCCCCATCTACTTGCGTGACATTGAAACCTACAGAAAAAGTTACTAAATGATTCAGTGAACGATTCTGTATGATTCTTTTTAGTGTTTCGAATCAAAGGATTCACTTGATGAATCACTCTCTTACACTAGTGACTTAACCTTCTCAAACTGTTAAACGCAAAAACAAAGTTCGTCAGCTTAGATTACAAGGCTGGCCACACGTTTAGTCTGTTTTATAACAAGTAACAAAAAATGGACACGTTGTtcatgtttgatttgtttttttcaagaCACTGTTTGCCTCGGCTGTTGTGAAGAAGCTGTTGGACTGGCTCTTGTAAAGCCTCTGGAACGCCGCTGGATCTTAAAGCCCGTCTTGTTTTTCAGGGTAACGCTTTGTCAAGGGAAAAGTGGACTGGAAATCTCTTCGGGTTAAAAGTGGATTCGATACTTTAAATAAGACTCGCCTCTACCGAACAAACAAACTAGGCGTTATTAGATTTTAAAGTCTTAAAAGAGAAACTATGGCCGAGACGAACCAGACCGAGGTGTATGTTTACGAACAGGTTGTTATCCTGACATCCTGTGTACTTTCGTTTTTTGGGTCACTTTTAATCATATGCACATATGCGAAATGGCACGATCTGAGAACTACACCGAGAAAACTGCTCATGTATCTGTCTGTCACTGACCTCCTGTCTGCACTCTCTTACTTTTACGGAGTTTTGAGGATTTTTGACTCTGATTCTGCGGATTGTATTGCGCAAGGAGCAATTTCCACATTCGCCAACACCAGCTCATTCTTCTGGACCGTGGCTATTGCTATTTACTTGTACGTTTTTATTGTGAAGTCCAGCCAGAGACAGGCCAACAACCTGGTGCTGTATTTTCATCTTATCAGGTAAACTCTACGAACTCTACATTTCTTCACTGCCAGGaaattcttaaaggaacagttcaccccagaAATATTCACTCAAAATTCTTTAAACATGTACTCACCATTGTGGTGtaccaaaactgtatgacttttcttctgtggaaaacaaaagcagatgttttaagaatgttcactttaaaatgtattatttgcgGGGGATAGgtgaaatatccttttaaaaCTTTCAGTGGTTGTTTATAGTGTCAATTAAacgatttttttaatattatctttaaatttaatgttaattattatgtttattaattgtatagtatttataaattaGTTTAAGTGTAGTtcctttacataaaataaagttcaCAAATTAACCAAATTCTTTTACATAATTCCTTACGTTCTGAtatggaatatttgtacttttcataaattaattttttaccatttttgatgTAGTCTCAAATCTTAATGTTgcagaaataaaatgttcatgtGCATATGCCAcgcttattttttaaattaatttacaggtAGACAGGAGATTATATCcttatttcttatatattaaCAGTGATTTAAGAAAGAAAAGGAGATTATTTATATTCCTTGTGTAATATTTTGCCTTTAGAAACATCCTTTCAGCTACACTAAGAAAAAGGATTTTAGACAGTGAGTGGTCATTAACTTTAATAAGGATTCTGTGTAATAAGGGAAAGGTCTGGTTTTGCAGCCTGTGGATGTCTGTTTGCAGTCTGATCTTGTGATTTGTGGTTTGTGTCAGCTGGGGCGTTCCTTTTGCCATCACTGTGGCAGCCCTGTCCCTGCACAAGATCGGTTATGATGCCTCTGAAGTGTCTGTTGGCTGGTGCTGGGTGAACATCCAGGCTAAAGACCATGTGCTGTGGATGCTGCTCACGGGAAAGATCTGGGAGTTCATTGCCTATGTCACACTGCCAGTCCTGTACATCCTTATAAAGATACACATTCACAATGCAGTAAGTTCACCATGTCCATGGCTCATAACATTACAGCTTAGCAGAAGTTTGCATGACATTTTCATAAACTCATAATGTGCGCAACGGGCAGGTAATTTCTGGAATAATTTCCAGAGCTAATGTATCAAGGAAATATCATAAAATAGTGATAGGCCTGGAAATGTCAtggatattaataaaatgttaaaaggtCATGGAGGTTTTGGTTATCAATAGGTTTTAGTTATGCTGAGCTATTATATATTTCAAAGGCTGCAAATTGTGAgtgcagcatttaaaaaataaataaataaataaataattaaaactcactTATGGGAATTACTGGTAAAAAAGGGGTGGGAACCCTATAAAGTTCATTGTTGTGAAAATTAAATACTATGCAAACAATATTAAAGACCGGTCCACATTCTTGTCATAGTAACAGAACTGCATTCTGCAAACCACATGCTGTAGTGATGAGGTGTATAGTTATGGTGTTTCCTTGCAAACGTTTGGTTTGAGGTTTTCCAGCCACTTTCAATAATCTTTGAAATTGATAGATCAGCCAAATCAGTCATAATTTACACCACAGTTAAAAGTTTGgcatctgttttaatggtttttggaAGAAAACATAAGTGTCTTAAGTGTcccaccaaggctgaatttacaataaaaacagtaatattgtgaaatattacaatttaaaataaattgttacattttaatatatttattaaaacagaaatattaataaatataataattttaatttatatttcagttttaaatatttttttataaaagcattaattgtattcatttaaaaaatcatatagaccacaaacttttgaatggtagagcaGGCAGCCcatgtgacttactttcttctactgtatgtcagaattttattttaggtGAGCTTTTTCTGTAAGACTAAAGAATGCTGATCCCTTTTTTATGCCCTTTTTCTCTGTGATGTATTTACATGCGGCTCTGTCCGAGTACCGTCCCATCCTGACCAGCAGCCCTGTCTCTCACTCGCTGTCTTCCATGGCAGACAGGAAGCTCACCCTCATCCCCATCATCTTCATCATGCTCCGCATGTGGAGCACCATCCGCTTCCTGCTCCTGCTGACCAACTCCCCTGCAGGACACAACCCTGTGCTGGTCACCTTGCATGTGAGTCACCCGGTTCCACTTAGTTAGCCTGAAATTAGCTTAATTTACTTCCACCTGAAGTCCCATTCatgcagtttatttgtataattcaTCAAAGTCATTTATCTGTACTTGCCTTTATTGCATTCGGCAACCCACTTATTCTGATTTCATTGTATTTAACAGGGAATTGGAAACACCTTTCAAGGAGCTGCGAACTGCATCATGTTTGTGCTGTTGACTCCCTCGATTCGATCACGTCTGCTGGCTCTGCTGTGCTGCAGAGGTCAGGACAGACACTGGCATACAGATTCAGTGTCTCAGAACAGGGCAAGCGCACACACGCCTTCATGCAGGGAGGAAAACACCAACCCTCAAACCTGGGAGAACAGTGAGGGGTAAAAGCTGCTAGGATCCTCCATCTGCTGCAGCACATTTAACTTTATTTGAATGGAGTGAAAGCTCTGACTTTACAGCTCTCTGTTGTGGTTGTTGGAGTAACATCAGCGCCTTACACTCAGCTTTCTTGTTTGACCAAGCGCCTTCACGGATTACAGGGGACTGCGGTCACATGCACGAAACCCGCAGAGCATGGAACACAAATGCACTTTCTGTTACCAGTTTAGCTCAGCACTTTTGGCGAGAGGCTTTCTGtcttccaaatctgttctgtctTCCATATCTCATGttcatttaaatagaaatgagATCTGTAACTCAGGGGAAGCGAGGAATACAGCAGTTTATTATCTAGTGACCAAAATGGCAAATGTACTGTGAAGTGTTTTTACAATGGATTTCTTGCCTCTTTCTCCCAACGAAGCATTTTTAATGCAATGTTATTACTGTGCATTacatttactttgtatttttaaacCATGAATTATCCATATTATGtgctgtatttatatgtacaaatgTATAGTATTGCTTTTGCCCTACATGTATGCATTATGTCATaatcaaatttctttttttatgtatagagTCACATGCACTAGTTCGCAACAtgcacatttattgttatttcacaCAATGCCTTAAAATACCTATGACACAATGGGGAAGAAGTGCCTTTTAAActttgtatattataaattatgtagTTATGAATTTGTATTATAGTTAGATTTTATCTGCATatcaaataatttcaataaaatgattcattacCTGTcagattcatttatattattatttttatatactattattgttttcagaaatattttgaattagcttttgtttttatatttaaagttttcttttagttagatttttagtatttttgtgtgtatgttttgtcatttttattatttccatttgttatttatttccaGTAAGTAAATTTAgtgctttaatttattatttttattttcatatagtttaggtttatatatatttgtgtgtgtgtgtgtgtgtgtttttttttgttatagtttttaattaatgaaaatgtttctaaTCATTTAAGTTAAATGATAACAACCCTGGTCATATTATTGGTGAGGTTTGGTTCTATGCATTAGTTGCATAGTTGGATTTTTTGAGATGTAGGCGTTGTATTTAAACAATGAAGGAAGATAAACATGATCTTGCAGGGGAGGGGCATaatgactaaatgattggagaagtgcTGCATACATCAGCAGAGAAAAGACTTTCAAAGTTTTGATGaaacattacaaggtcaaaattttttaaaaatgaaacacatttaaaaaattaaaatatacaaagatGAATAATTTACAATAAGATCGATAACATGTATCTGCAAagatagaattttcatttcaggctgaccttatttttttatttattatttaagcttCGTATCCACAAATCAGTCAGAGACGTCTCCCATCATGAACACTCTTTCTTGGCCATAATATGTACAAGGTTATGGAGAGAATCTGCTTGGTAATAATCTGTAAATTATGAAATGATTGCTCCAGCACATTCCCTCAATCCTTGACATTCAGTTGAGTCTCGCTTGACGTTGGCTAATATGCATTTAGAGTGGAGATGAGCTGTATCTGAGCTTCTCTAAATATTTGATAATACATGCTGTATAAGAGACTCAGTCTATGCCAGTTTCACTATAGTGAGGATACAGAGCGACTTCTCCATTATCTCAGCATTATATCAGATCTGCTTTCAGTTGACAAAAAGAGGAACTATTTTGAGGATAGCTGGGAAAAGGGCATAAGCTGAATACAATGGCAAATGTGCTGATTGGTTATGTGAGCTGAGGGAAGAGGATGTTGTATATATGCCAACTCTTGGTATTGCTAACCCTGAGGCAGTGTCGGCTGACAAGCCAGTCCTGTGAGCGGCTCATAACGACAGATTATCGACAGAGTGGAAACTGCAAACATGGCTCAGCAGTCATTTTTGAagcatgtttcattaattttggcATGAAGTGCAGTGTAATGTTTCACTGGCAAGTTGGGACAGAACAATAATTTGATTTTGGTTATTCATATTAGGGGCTTGTCACATTATTAACAAAAGTGTCAGAAAACAGATTTACCACAGTGATAAACAGAATGGATTCACATTTAAGCACTTAGTATGTATTTTTGACAATGTGCTAAAGAGTTTaaaaaggagtgtgtgtgtgtgtgtgtgtgtgtgtgggagagagggtttgagagagagagagagagagagagagagtggtttaATCAATagcaaatgttaaattaatagcAAATGTAGTTGTTTGTCTTCTGAGAATTTTGCCTACTTTAAATTCAgaatatattttcagaattattttaatttcctttattttattcatcatgatATATACTCTAAATTTGATCATTTGTGATACAATTGAAATTCAATCTTAAAAACAGAATCACATATTGTGTGTGTaaacttgatttattttcaaaaaaaaaattttatattaacatttattttcactctctctgctctggaatttttttttttttatttttttattttttttttgactcatggCTGTTTTGGGAAAGTCACGTAATACTTACCTTTTCTTGAACCTTTGTTCACTTCAGTGTCCATCGCTTGGGTGTGTTACAGGCAGCCCTTAGTGGGTGTCTGCAATGACTGCATATCACTGCAGAGGACAGCCACCTAAACGAGAGCTTTTTTAAACCTGCATGCACACTCCTGACTGTGAGGACACACACCTCACCACAATCCCCAGTGGGGTGTTCAGCCCTCGACCTGCTGAAATAAACAGCTGAGGATCTCTGTTTAAGTTGATGAGGTCCAATCAATTTGATTAATGAGTTGCTGAAGGAGGAATAGGAATGAGAGACTCTGCAGTGCTGCACTGCAGGAGGGAGCAGATACTGGTCAGAGAGAGACCCCTGCTGTCCGTGTCACGCTGATTAAAGAGTTTGGGGATGCTGCTTTTTCTCAAAAGTGCCTCtgtatcaaatacattttatggaatagacatgatatttttttataaaataatcattttgttatttgtatgattttatttaaaaaaaaaaaaaaattatttagagatCCTTTTTAGAGTTTCGTTTGGATGTTTAGATGTGCTAATGTGATGTGAAGTtgtgaaaaaaagtgtattaaaaaaatagaatcaCATTTTAACTATGCAATGAGAgtcagcatttaaaaatattttttttatttttatagctgtTCTGTTATGAAGCTGGCATCCCATGAGGAAATACCTTGGATCAATCGGGTATGTTCCCTGATCATGTCTCTGCATGATGTCTCTCTATCATGTGCCTGGATCACGTCTCTTGATCTTGTCTCTGGATCATGTCTCTTGACCATGTTTTTGGATGATTGTCCTGAGTAGCTACACAAGCAGCGACCCTACCAAATGTAATTTGAAATAGCTTCACAGAAGCGCTACTTTTAAAATAGTTCAGCGTTTCAAATAGCAAGCTAACCAAGTAGAGgctcatttttaatttgaataaactaGTGATGCCATTTTCCCCCCAATGAAATGAAAAGGTAAGCAACACGATCCAAATCTGTTCGAGACTCGGTTCTGAATGAATTGGCCtcgttaagcaaaacgatggtttgaaaatatctaaaaaaaaaaaatatctgacaaTGATGCATTTGTTGAAACACCACAAGAATAAAACTGCCATATGTTTTAGATGTTTCGTTTGATTTAAATTGggtattaatgtaaaataatgatataaatacatttaatcagaCACCATGCTGTGCATACACAGTCAGTGCTGCTGTGACAAATAAAGTTTAGCATTTGTTGATATTTAGTGGAGAACTACAGCCTGGGTCAGAGGTCACCAGTTAGTGTGCTGCAGTCCATATTCAGATCCCAGATTGGTGCAATCTTCACAATGTATTCAAGGCAATACTATCTTCATTCTTTCATTTGACTTGGGTTTAGTCTGTTTAATCTACTTGGCTTACTGTATTTAcgatttattatttcatatattgcCACCAACCTAGAAATTTTCCAATAAATATTCCtgaatttttttccattatttaatTGCATCGCCATACAAGATATTCTCTCCTGAAATAGTTTAAGTTATGATTGGCCAGACCTTTGCTGGGAAGGAAATTTAGAGATCTGTCTTCTTCAGACAA from Cyprinus carpio isolate SPL01 chromosome B23, ASM1834038v1, whole genome shotgun sequence includes:
- the gpr157 gene encoding G-protein coupled receptor 157 yields the protein MAETNQTEVYVYEQVVILTSCVLSFFGSLLIICTYAKWHDLRTTPRKLLMYLSVTDLLSALSYFYGVLRIFDSDSADCIAQGAISTFANTSSFFWTVAIAIYLYVFIVKSSQRQANNLVLYFHLISWGVPFAITVAALSLHKIGYDASEVSVGWCWVNIQAKDHVLWMLLTGKIWEFIAYVTLPVLYILIKIHIHNAHAALSEYRPILTSSPVSHSLSSMADRKLTLIPIIFIMLRMWSTIRFLLLLTNSPAGHNPVLVTLHGIGNTFQGAANCIMFVLLTPSIRSRLLALLCCRGQDRHWHTDSVSQNRASAHTPSCREENTNPQTWENSEG